The Leptospira sp. WS39.C2 genome contains a region encoding:
- the rpmB gene encoding 50S ribosomal protein L28, protein MARTCVVTGKGTTAGNNVSHSHKKNRRIWKVNVITKKIFLEDENRWVRVKISTRALRTLRKKGLKVAIKDHGGDISAITPKKYVGITPKAQTAPTA, encoded by the coding sequence ATGGCTAGAACATGTGTAGTAACCGGAAAAGGAACAACGGCAGGGAACAACGTATCCCATTCTCATAAAAAGAACCGTCGTATCTGGAAGGTGAATGTGATCACAAAAAAAATCTTCTTGGAAGACGAGAACCGTTGGGTTCGCGTTAAGATTTCTACACGTGCTTTAAGAACCCTTCGTAAAAAAGGTTTGAAAGTGGCAATCAAAGACCACGGCGGCGATATCTCCGCAATCACTCCTAAAAAATACGTAGGAATCACTCCCAAAGCACAAACTGCACCGACTGCTTAA
- the nth gene encoding endonuclease III → MKRSKKTPNITEVYRLLEAEFGVVETPLTFTKPYELAIAVILSAQCTDERVNQVTPELFRTFPTLESFAKAPLTAIEKKIFSTGFYKNKAKSIQGFARMVLEEFGGELPKTMEEAIKLPGFGRKTANVVLAEIYGVVEGFVVDTHVKRLTKRLGFTKKTDPVQIEREMVKITPKEICRNLSLYLIFLGRKYCQARRTFCSDCPLSSLCPSYSESAS, encoded by the coding sequence TTGAAACGATCCAAAAAAACTCCCAATATCACCGAAGTTTACCGTCTCCTTGAGGCGGAATTCGGTGTGGTAGAAACCCCCCTCACATTTACAAAACCTTATGAGTTGGCAATTGCCGTCATCCTCAGTGCACAGTGTACGGATGAACGAGTGAACCAAGTAACACCCGAACTCTTTCGCACTTTTCCCACCCTTGAGTCTTTCGCGAAAGCTCCCCTCACTGCGATTGAGAAAAAAATCTTTTCCACCGGGTTTTATAAAAACAAAGCCAAAAGCATACAAGGTTTTGCAAGGATGGTTCTTGAGGAATTTGGCGGGGAACTTCCTAAAACAATGGAGGAGGCAATCAAACTCCCTGGTTTTGGGAGGAAAACTGCCAATGTGGTGCTTGCTGAAATTTATGGTGTGGTGGAAGGGTTTGTTGTGGATACCCACGTCAAACGTTTGACCAAACGACTCGGATTTACCAAAAAAACTGATCCCGTACAAATTGAACGGGAGATGGTAAAAATCACCCCTAAGGAAATTTGCCGAAACCTATCTCTTTACCTAATATTTCTCGGTCGTAAGTACTGCCAGGCACGACGGACGTTTTGTTCGGATTGTCCTCTTTCTTCCCTATGTCCTTCTTATTCGGAGTCGGCTTCATAA